The sequence ATCGCCATGCTGACGTTTTCGCCGCCAATGGCCTGCGAAACTGCCATCTGGGCGTCCGCGGCGCTCAAACCGTAGCGCGCCAGCTCCTCGCGCCGCAGTTCTATGTCCAGGAAGTAGCCGCCGCCGGCGCGCTCGGCGACGACAGAGTCGACGCCTGGCATGTGCCGCAGGGCCGACTCGATCTGCAGGCCGACGCGCTCCAGCATCTGCAGATCAGGTCCGCTGATCTTCAGTCCAATAGGCGAGCGAATTCCAGTGGAGAGCATGAAGACGCGATTCTGGATCGGCATCGTCCAGACATTGCCCCATCCGGGCATCTGGATGGCGCGGTTCATTTCATCGCGCAGCTCGTTATGGCTGATGTGCTCGGGCCAGATCCAGTGGAAGGGAAAGCGCGCAAACTCCGGAAGAAAAGAATACCAGCGTTCCTTTTTTCGCCATTCCGATTCCGGCTTTAGCTCGACCATCGTTTCAATCATGTTCAGGCCGGCGGGATCCGTCGAAGTGTCAGCGCGACCGGCCTTGCCATGTACTGAAGCCACTTCCGGGAAGCTGCGCAAGATACGATCCTGTACCTGGAGACTGCGCTGCGCTTCGCTGATGGAGATACCGGGGACGGTCATTGGCATATACAGTATGGTTCCTTCATAGAGCGGCGGCATTGCCTCCGAATTGCGCATCAAATTCCAGGCTACGGGGATGGTAGCCACCAGCATGGCCGCCGCAATGCCCAGGATCAATCGCGGCCGCTGCAACGCAAAGCGACAGAGCGGTTCGTATACCTTCAGTAGTCTTCTGTTCACCGGATGCTGCGACTCTGGATAGTAGCGGCCTACCAGCAGCGCGCTGGCAATTCTCGCCAGCCATGCGGGCCGAAAAGAAAAAGGATGCTCTCTGCTGAACAGCATGCGCACCGCGGGGTCCAGGGTAATGGCCAGCACAGCGGCAATGGCCATGGCCAGATTCTTGGAATAAGCCAGCGGTCGAAACAGGCGGCCTTCCTGATCGGTCAATGCAAAGACAGGCAAGAAAGCGACGGCAATCACCAGCAGCGAAAAGAAAATACTGCCGCCGACTTCGGTCAAGGCGCGCAAACGGACGCTGCTCAGGCTTTCCTGGCGATCGCCTTCCATCCATTGCTGAACGCGGTGGTACATGTTTTCCACCTGAACGATCGCGCCATCGACCAGCACGCCGATGGATATCGCAATGCCCGCCAGAGACATGATATTGGAAGTCACGCCCAGAAAGTACAGCGGCAAAAATGAGAGAAAGACAGATACCGGTATGGTGATGATCGCCGTGCTGGCCGAGGGCCAGTGCCATAGAAATAGCAGGATGACGGCGGCGACGATAATCATCTCTTCGATCAGCGCGCTCTGCAGGGTCTTGATTGCCCGGCGAATCAATGAGCTGCGATCGTAGGTTGTGACGATCTCAACGCCCGAGGGCATGGACTTCTGCAACTGTTCAAGACGCTGCTTGACTCGTTCGATAACGGCCAGCGCATTTTCGCCGTGCCGCATCACAACGATACCGCCGGGCGCATCGCCCTCGCCATCCAGGTCGGCTACGCCGCGGCGCAATTCCGGTCCAATCGATACGCTGCCCAGTTGCCTGAGCAAAACGGCGGCGCCGGTGCGCGGATCTGCGGTTACGGCCGTTGACTCCAGATCGCCTACGCTACGTACGTAGCCGCGGCCGCGAATCATATACTCGCGGCCAGAGAGTTCCAACAGCCTTCCGCCGGTCTCGACGTTGGCCCGACGCACCGCCTCGACCACCTGTTGCAGCGACAGTCCGTAGGCTGTCAGTGCATTTGGATTGAGCTGGACCTGATACTGCTTTACAAAGCCGCCAAAGCTGGCTACCTCCGCGACGCCCTCCACGCTTTGTAGCTGATAGCGAAGATACCAATCCTGCAGCGAACGCAATTCGGCCAGCGAGCGCTGCCCGCTTTGGTCGCGCAGTGCGTATTGAAATATCCAGCCGACGCTACTGGCATCCGGTCCCATTTCGAGGCGTACGCCTTCGGGCAAGGCGCCCTGGATTTTGGAGAGGTACTCCAGCACGCGGCTGCGCGCCCAGTAGAGATCCACGCCGTCTTCAAAGATCACATAAACATAGCTGTAGCCAAAATCTGTTACGCCGCGCACCGTGCGCACGCCTGGCGCGCTGGCCAGAGCGCTAATGATCGGATAGGTTACCTGGTCCTCAATCAAATCCGGGCTTCGATCCCAGCGTGAATAGACAATCACCTGCGTATCAGAAAGATCCGGCAGTGCGTCAAGAGGCACGCGTCGAATCGCATAGAAGGCTGCCAGCAATAGAGCGGCGATGGCGATCAGCACCAGTGAGCGCTGCTCTGCTGAAAAGCGAATGATACGTGCGATCAGGCCATGACGCTCGCTTTCAGTGGACATGCTGCACCTCGCCTTCGGCGTTTGTCGGGTAGATTGAATTCAGTTGGCCTTCAGCATCGATCAAGAATGCCCCATGACTGACGACCATTTCGCCTTCGTGCAGGCCATCGTAGACGACCAGTTCATTTTCGACCGAGGGCCCAAGACGCACCTCGCGCAATTCAAATCGATTGGAGGGCTGAGCAACAAACACGGTCTGACGCACGCCAGTATCGAGCGACGCTTCCGCCGGGATCAGCAACTGCGGGCCCAGATCGACGCGGATCACTGCGGTGATAAAGGAATCCGGACGCAGCTTGAGTTCTCCGGGCTGAACCTCGATACGCACGCGCACGCTGCGCGTCATTGGATCCACCGTCGGCGAAAGAGAACGGACAACGCCGCGCAGAAACAGTCCAGGGGCATAGGGCGCCTGGACCTCCGTCGTCTGCCCTGGCCGGATCAGACTCATTTCACTTTCGTAGACGCTGGCGTACACCCATCGAACGTTTCCGCCAGGCGCCAGCAAGCTTTCATAGGCCGCGCGACGAGCGGCGAGGCTGCGAATTTCTTCCTGGCCCATGCCCAGCAGCTTCAATCGCGTTATGGCCGCGCTGCGCAAAGCCGGGTCGCCAGCCACACTGAGATATTCGCGGATGGCCACGCCAAGTTCCGGGTCAAAGGCCGCCAACCCGCTGGCGCGAACGGTCACCAAAGCACGGGCGCGATGTACTGGAGTGGTGCGAACGCCAATCATCTGCTGACGCTCGGGGCTGATCGTTACGCCATTGACGCGCAAGGACCCATCGGAAGGCTCAGCGGCGCTGGCGGCGGCGCCATTTGCTGCGCTGTGCTGATGCAAGTAAACCGGCGTTAGAGGCATGCCGCAAATGGGACAGCTGCCCGGGCCGCTGCGACGAATTTGCGGATGCATGGGGCAGGTATAGTGACTGATTTCGGCCTGGGCGCCAGAGGACGCAATTTCGCGCTGCTGCTGACGCCAGTTCAGGTAAAATCCGCCTCCCACGATTGAGATTGATATACAGAATACAATGATCCAGAGTCGACGAGGCTTGCCGCCGTTGCGCCGAATGTTGCTTAGATGTAGATTCATGGTTCGTTCTCCC comes from Leptospirales bacterium and encodes:
- a CDS encoding efflux RND transporter permease subunit; translated protein: MIARIIRFSAEQRSLVLIAIAALLLAAFYAIRRVPLDALPDLSDTQVIVYSRWDRSPDLIEDQVTYPIISALASAPGVRTVRGVTDFGYSYVYVIFEDGVDLYWARSRVLEYLSKIQGALPEGVRLEMGPDASSVGWIFQYALRDQSGQRSLAELRSLQDWYLRYQLQSVEGVAEVASFGGFVKQYQVQLNPNALTAYGLSLQQVVEAVRRANVETGGRLLELSGREYMIRGRGYVRSVGDLESTAVTADPRTGAAVLLRQLGSVSIGPELRRGVADLDGEGDAPGGIVVMRHGENALAVIERVKQRLEQLQKSMPSGVEIVTTYDRSSLIRRAIKTLQSALIEEMIIVAAVILLFLWHWPSASTAIITIPVSVFLSFLPLYFLGVTSNIMSLAGIAISIGVLVDGAIVQVENMYHRVQQWMEGDRQESLSSVRLRALTEVGGSIFFSLLVIAVAFLPVFALTDQEGRLFRPLAYSKNLAMAIAAVLAITLDPAVRMLFSREHPFSFRPAWLARIASALLVGRYYPESQHPVNRRLLKVYEPLCRFALQRPRLILGIAAAMLVATIPVAWNLMRNSEAMPPLYEGTILYMPMTVPGISISEAQRSLQVQDRILRSFPEVASVHGKAGRADTSTDPAGLNMIETMVELKPESEWRKKERWYSFLPEFARFPFHWIWPEHISHNELRDEMNRAIQMPGWGNVWTMPIQNRVFMLSTGIRSPIGLKISGPDLQMLERVGLQIESALRHMPGVDSVVAERAGGGYFLDIELRREELARYGLSAADAQMAVSQAIGGENVSMAIEGRERYPINVRYAREYRDNLAALRRVLVMLPSGAQIPLNQIADLQLRSGPGMIRDEDGALTAYVSVDVSGQSVGAFIAAADDVLRQSVQLPPGYQIRWSGQYESIERMTARLRWIVPLTLALIIGLLYLNTRSAARTFIILAAVPFSLIGAFWLVFALGYNLSPAVWVGMIALLGLDAETGAFMLLFLDISLDDWRGRGALNNMDDLREATLHGAVQRLRPKLMTVASGMAGLLPIMWSTGAGADVMKRIAAPMIGGLATSFMLELFIYPVLYELWQRRKLQSVSEAVEALPIAESRTRRR
- a CDS encoding efflux RND transporter periplasmic adaptor subunit → MNLHLSNIRRNGGKPRRLWIIVFCISISIVGGGFYLNWRQQQREIASSGAQAEISHYTCPMHPQIRRSGPGSCPICGMPLTPVYLHQHSAANGAAASAAEPSDGSLRVNGVTISPERQQMIGVRTTPVHRARALVTVRASGLAAFDPELGVAIREYLSVAGDPALRSAAITRLKLLGMGQEEIRSLAARRAAYESLLAPGGNVRWVYASVYESEMSLIRPGQTTEVQAPYAPGLFLRGVVRSLSPTVDPMTRSVRVRIEVQPGELKLRPDSFITAVIRVDLGPQLLIPAEASLDTGVRQTVFVAQPSNRFELREVRLGPSVENELVVYDGLHEGEMVVSHGAFLIDAEGQLNSIYPTNAEGEVQHVH